A genomic window from Leptolyngbya sp. BL0902 includes:
- a CDS encoding glycogen debranching protein: protein MIWINEQIDPSGIIYSCIACANEAQAQACHQSFVENLSDEQREAGWVAQLRTVDSWDEVPVNALKLSY from the coding sequence ATGATTTGGATCAACGAGCAAATCGATCCCTCTGGCATCATCTACTCCTGCATTGCCTGCGCCAATGAAGCCCAGGCCCAAGCCTGCCACCAGTCCTTTGTGGAAAATCTCAGTGACGAGCAGCGGGAGGCTGGCTGGGTCGCCCAACTCCGCACCGTAGATTCCTGGGATGAGGTGCCCGTCAACGCCCTCAAACTCAGCTACTAA
- a CDS encoding response regulator, which translates to MSEIDIRSILQLIELGQRTGELYLESYGAHSHKYLGQGSDGGPDLAETTQSWLVFLANGRLVYAGTTDNSLNRLRDHLHRYGIDKSLPDPTTISAIAALNSLEYGTLWAMLEQHLLTPEQGRAILSHMVRETLFDLLSLRQGSFVFQLSSALSPQLMTHKVSSLVTGITQQIQTWHKLHPQLQSPDQCPLLVDADAFRASLSDVAYQRLHPWLDGQTSLRQMARYLNRDLVTVARLLIPAIQQGYVTLAQPAVRSGTASPAVRAWPQRLPRIVCVDDSATIRQTVERILDGQGYEATSIGNPLKALGLLFQLQPDLILCDIAMPELDGYELCAMLRHASAFRQTPMVMLTGKDGFLDRVKARMVGANDYLTKPFGPGELLALVEKYVGPGDPDRPRPDKLLADALEGDLDLDLSSATMAR; encoded by the coding sequence TTGTCTGAAATTGATATTCGCAGCATTTTGCAGTTGATTGAACTGGGCCAGCGCACCGGGGAACTGTACCTGGAAAGTTATGGGGCTCATTCCCATAAGTATTTGGGGCAAGGATCCGACGGGGGGCCAGATTTGGCTGAGACTACCCAGTCTTGGCTGGTCTTTTTGGCCAATGGTCGCCTAGTCTACGCGGGCACCACCGACAATAGCCTCAACCGCCTGCGAGATCACCTCCATCGCTACGGCATTGACAAGTCCCTCCCTGACCCCACCACTATTTCCGCCATCGCCGCCCTCAACTCCCTGGAGTATGGCACCCTGTGGGCCATGCTAGAGCAGCACCTGCTCACCCCCGAACAGGGGCGGGCCATCCTCAGCCACATGGTGCGCGAAACCCTCTTCGACCTGCTGAGTCTGCGCCAGGGATCCTTTGTCTTTCAGCTCAGTTCGGCCCTTAGCCCCCAGTTGATGACCCACAAGGTCAGCTCCCTGGTGACTGGCATCACCCAGCAAATTCAGACCTGGCACAAGCTCCATCCCCAGCTTCAGTCCCCCGATCAATGTCCGCTGTTGGTGGATGCAGACGCCTTTCGGGCCAGTCTTTCCGATGTCGCCTACCAGCGGCTGCATCCCTGGCTAGATGGGCAAACCTCCCTGCGGCAGATGGCTCGCTACCTCAATCGCGATCTGGTGACGGTGGCGCGGTTGTTGATCCCCGCCATTCAGCAGGGCTATGTCACCTTGGCTCAGCCTGCGGTGAGGAGTGGGACGGCGTCTCCAGCGGTACGAGCTTGGCCCCAGCGCCTGCCTCGCATTGTCTGCGTGGATGACAGCGCCACCATCCGCCAAACCGTAGAGCGTATCCTCGACGGCCAGGGCTATGAGGCCACGTCCATTGGCAATCCCCTCAAGGCTCTAGGGCTGCTGTTCCAGCTTCAGCCCGACCTGATTTTGTGCGACATCGCCATGCCCGAACTGGATGGCTATGAGCTCTGCGCCATGCTGCGCCACGCCAGCGCCTTCCGGCAAACGCCCATGGTGATGCTGACGGGCAAAGATGGCTTTCTAGACCGAGTTAAGGCGCGGATGGTGGGAGCCAATGACTACCTCACCAAGCCCTTTGGCCCCGGTGAACTGCTGGCCCTCGTTGAGAAATACGTTGGCCCTGGCGATCCGGATCGACCTCGACCGGATAAGCTACTGGCCGATGCCCTAGAGGGTGATCTCGATCTTGACCTCAGTAGCGCGACCATGGCCCGTTAG
- a CDS encoding chemotaxis protein CheW: MVGNPDFLTQAGQDQDPELQAIETPEGELFLRFFVTADDEFALPATGIRRIIEQPPDRITPIPNVSHLLLGTLNEQGRVIWVADLGQFLGYSSMLNTDRPEISVIAIEDQGTMLGLAVNRIVGTRWLNPDKTQVSSNSPDTMAPFLRGEWVLPTEDNKALRLLDHVAVIRSARWAT; encoded by the coding sequence ATGGTTGGCAATCCCGATTTTTTAACCCAGGCTGGACAGGATCAAGATCCGGAACTGCAAGCCATTGAAACCCCAGAGGGGGAGTTATTCCTTCGCTTTTTTGTGACCGCCGACGATGAGTTTGCCCTACCCGCCACAGGGATTCGTCGCATCATCGAACAGCCCCCGGATCGAATTACGCCCATTCCTAATGTTTCTCACCTGCTGTTGGGTACCCTAAATGAGCAGGGACGGGTGATCTGGGTGGCAGATTTGGGCCAGTTTTTAGGGTATAGTTCCATGCTCAACACCGACCGTCCGGAGATTTCGGTGATTGCGATTGAAGATCAAGGAACTATGTTAGGCTTAGCCGTCAACCGAATTGTGGGCACTCGCTGGCTCAACCCCGACAAAACGCAGGTTTCCAGCAACAGCCCCGACACCATGGCTCCCTTTTTGCGGGGGGAATGGGTGTTGCCCACCGAGGACAACAAAGCTCTGAGATTGTTGGATCATGTGGCGGTCATCCGCTCGGCCCGATGGGCAACCTAG
- the hmpF gene encoding pilus motility taxis protein HmpF, translated as MLYLAEVQKKTGFISSGKPEFKLLACQRNEYSWSAVTGEETLTAPDDASYNAGALVMVEVSGSRQIQRHYEAGRTLTNILQTFSNLSKKSKTQEEEIEQWKQSLTFQSQELNRREMEIESRQEQLEQAEADLEKLEAQRQELETLQQTLAQEKEDLDRKNQDLEGAWAQLNGQMRQLEERQAEATPAAGLDQAQVDQIQGVLNRLAEAVMPMEALREPLANATDGLTYHQSLLSDYRQTLENQRQDLDRQQQDIDQQRIDLVQRWADWHQSEAALTAQREDLKLRQQALKHQQDQIQQLSQTLQTQGNLHQQLYDLLNTSDKVRLSKKVDVAALEAMALDDLATMVADLEKDMEKVSRFVSDQEEELALERQAIEEIKAKMEQANDFERLQIETELEEEQDRYQMLNETLVGQRRNLLEREEILSQHQAVLRRRQGHTVEETPVNAVNLEPLLNAVDEQRQQTVEAIQALEAAAKQAQESIGQQKEALAAQEQDLAARRTAIETFEAELRQRQQDLAALTGKLAVCEELLNPAQDSSNGLRQSIETLTNGVTKVQEFNDYQLQAIAELRQAVMNAVNAATHQMAAS; from the coding sequence GTGCTGTACTTAGCAGAAGTCCAGAAAAAGACCGGATTTATCAGCAGCGGCAAGCCTGAGTTCAAGTTGCTCGCCTGCCAGCGCAACGAGTATAGCTGGAGTGCGGTGACGGGCGAAGAGACGCTCACAGCCCCCGACGATGCTTCCTACAATGCTGGGGCTTTGGTGATGGTGGAGGTGAGCGGCAGTCGTCAGATTCAGCGCCACTACGAAGCCGGACGCACCCTCACCAACATTCTGCAAACCTTCTCGAACCTCAGCAAAAAATCAAAGACCCAGGAGGAGGAGATCGAGCAGTGGAAGCAGTCCCTCACCTTCCAAAGTCAGGAGTTGAATCGGCGGGAGATGGAGATTGAGTCCCGCCAAGAGCAGTTGGAGCAGGCGGAAGCCGACCTAGAAAAACTAGAGGCCCAGCGGCAAGAACTGGAGACCCTGCAACAAACCTTGGCCCAAGAAAAGGAAGATCTAGACCGCAAGAACCAGGATTTGGAAGGGGCGTGGGCCCAGCTCAACGGCCAAATGCGGCAGCTCGAAGAGCGGCAGGCAGAGGCAACCCCGGCGGCAGGGCTTGATCAGGCCCAGGTAGATCAAATTCAGGGGGTGCTCAATCGCCTTGCCGAGGCCGTCATGCCCATGGAGGCCCTGCGGGAGCCCCTCGCCAATGCCACCGATGGGCTGACCTATCACCAAAGTCTGCTCAGCGACTATCGCCAAACCTTAGAGAACCAGCGCCAAGATCTGGATCGTCAGCAGCAGGACATTGATCAGCAGCGGATTGACCTGGTGCAGCGGTGGGCCGATTGGCACCAGTCCGAAGCGGCCTTGACGGCTCAGCGCGAAGATTTGAAGCTGCGCCAGCAAGCGCTCAAGCATCAGCAGGATCAGATCCAGCAGCTTTCCCAAACCCTTCAGACCCAGGGCAACCTGCACCAGCAACTCTACGACCTGCTGAACACCAGCGATAAGGTGCGCCTGAGCAAAAAGGTAGACGTGGCGGCCCTGGAGGCTATGGCCCTAGACGATCTGGCGACCATGGTGGCCGATCTAGAGAAGGATATGGAAAAGGTGTCCCGCTTTGTGTCGGATCAAGAAGAGGAACTGGCCCTTGAGCGGCAGGCGATTGAGGAGATTAAGGCCAAAATGGAGCAGGCCAACGACTTTGAGCGCCTGCAAATTGAGACGGAGCTGGAGGAAGAGCAGGATCGCTACCAGATGCTGAACGAAACCCTGGTGGGTCAGCGGCGGAACCTCCTAGAGCGGGAGGAAATTCTCAGCCAGCACCAGGCGGTTCTGCGGCGACGGCAGGGGCATACGGTAGAGGAAACTCCGGTGAATGCGGTGAATCTAGAGCCCCTCCTCAATGCTGTGGATGAACAGCGGCAGCAGACCGTTGAGGCAATACAGGCGCTGGAGGCAGCGGCCAAACAAGCCCAGGAAAGCATTGGCCAACAAAAGGAAGCCCTAGCCGCCCAAGAACAGGACTTGGCCGCCCGCCGCACCGCGATTGAGACCTTTGAGGCGGAACTGCGCCAGCGCCAGCAGGACTTGGCCGCCCTAACCGGGAAGCTCGCGGTGTGCGAAGAACTGCTCAACCCGGCTCAAGACAGCAGCAACGGTCTGCGGCAGTCCATCGAAACCCTGACTAACGGCGTCACAAAGGTGCAAGAGTTTAACGACTACCAACTCCAGGCCATTGCTGAACTGCGCCAAGCGGTGATGAATGCGGTGAACGCCGCCACCCACCAAATGGCAGCGTCTTAG
- a CDS encoding pentapeptide repeat-containing protein translates to MRFPHSEFNFSHGSENPTSIPVKTLLEEYADGRRHFHNLDLRDGDLAHAKLTMISLEESILQRANLSHANLAGATLNHVDLTSANLTQTNLIAADLVRAKLIDANLTGAILSGANLSGASLRKANLTHCIFAGTNLSGVDFSGSILSNVVLGGANLRGANLSNVDLSDVDLSDVDLTETILPESLAGQRWLSENRDFSANFGGSVPGWEYPGGGDTTADEPVQDDHNSQTSDQGLYLKAGDAQDYEYAAEEETNPFLVESVSQNYLDEEASISAGASPSTQSGFSPEIDLSSSKVGSDFSLVEYANPEPSHGGEDIATDHDLDGSGDPYAEEEVDAELYDEALYRDALEAIDAIAMGEADVHGDQDDHQAQHPQAEVFFGTPDLLENTEPIDPENLAIEPLDEATLPLFPLGASMDDAPTFHRIASDNGLNLTDSNAPWSTASDHHAPLEAEDLTAAAFVAPDATDPFHESSLTAVDSPVDALAEYPSIVPLDTEVASPPLSEEETLFLGFQDTKARVDDPAAAAVDGDALSGAENPFSLASPEMPTVESPSSQDYLAQDYQDQSFLGYQGLEARPQATSDFLADEVVGIEIAGADVMEAEATEEEETCFVLPEDSAVDPAGGAAPLSGDVAAAGESVVNLAPIANPSTTPIADPSTTPSANPIATPSAEQTEATPTAPNASPTAPSTFAAAKATPAMNTRVVQSIQAALGRRVQYSLQRKVLDLYHGRCAITGCDVQPLLDIALVASQDHHRDDHPSQCLVLRSDLKTLYDLKLLAIHPETYRVLLAPSLLDSDYGPLQGRPITMPDQKIYQPRVEGLTQQLQACRWYDADYQNRPPSPEQPLVPGATSAAPTAAAGRTWPILPIVATLGLGSVALIGLVVGIWRYPLIAKTGDAPSASPPAQVSSDLAHRINLRVGEVRYNQQGVLMDQKAYVALESAQRWGLVEEDVPREYQRPYQGQPYVSLAYLADSGTSVEWDAQSRTAILDCCQSMDIDPIQLSVNGRDWPSGGLIVDHRAYVPQAGVAALNGAISDLDLSHSIDYQGNTYLRAGDLKDLAILVEWNPEARVLSISN, encoded by the coding sequence ATGCGATTTCCCCATTCAGAATTTAATTTTTCCCACGGTTCAGAAAATCCAACGTCCATACCCGTCAAAACCCTCCTGGAAGAATACGCTGACGGGCGACGACACTTCCATAACCTTGATCTTCGAGATGGCGATCTAGCCCATGCCAAGCTCACGATGATTAGCCTAGAGGAATCCATTCTTCAAAGGGCTAACTTGAGCCATGCAAACCTGGCTGGAGCAACCCTTAATCACGTTGATCTAACCTCAGCTAACTTAACCCAAACTAACCTGATTGCGGCTGATCTGGTAAGAGCAAAGCTGATTGACGCCAACCTAACCGGGGCGATTCTGAGTGGGGCTAACCTCAGCGGTGCCAGCCTGCGAAAGGCCAATCTGACCCACTGCATCTTTGCGGGCACCAACCTCAGCGGAGTAGATTTTTCAGGCTCAATCCTGAGTAATGTTGTCCTAGGCGGTGCAAATTTGAGGGGTGCAAACCTTAGCAACGTGGATCTCAGCGATGTGGATCTCAGCGATGTGGATCTCACAGAAACCATCCTGCCCGAAAGCTTAGCTGGGCAGCGTTGGTTGAGCGAAAATCGAGATTTCAGCGCTAATTTCGGAGGATCTGTACCGGGATGGGAATATCCTGGGGGGGGCGATACTACCGCAGATGAGCCTGTTCAGGATGATCACAACTCCCAGACTTCTGATCAAGGTCTTTACCTCAAAGCGGGAGATGCTCAGGATTACGAATACGCAGCGGAGGAAGAAACGAACCCATTCTTGGTAGAGTCTGTGTCGCAGAACTATCTCGATGAGGAGGCTTCCATCAGTGCAGGGGCCAGCCCTAGCACCCAATCGGGTTTTTCCCCTGAAATTGACCTGAGCTCAAGCAAGGTAGGATCTGATTTTTCCCTCGTTGAATACGCCAATCCTGAACCCTCCCATGGCGGAGAGGATATCGCCACAGATCACGACTTGGACGGCAGTGGAGACCCGTATGCCGAAGAGGAGGTAGACGCTGAGCTCTACGATGAAGCCCTGTATCGAGATGCGCTAGAGGCCATTGATGCCATTGCCATGGGAGAGGCTGATGTCCATGGCGATCAGGATGATCATCAGGCCCAGCATCCCCAGGCTGAAGTCTTCTTTGGCACCCCGGACTTGCTTGAAAACACAGAGCCAATCGATCCTGAAAACTTAGCGATTGAACCTTTAGATGAAGCTACCCTACCGCTCTTTCCCTTGGGTGCTTCCATGGATGATGCTCCCACATTCCATAGAATAGCTTCAGACAATGGCCTCAACCTGACCGACTCCAACGCTCCATGGTCTACCGCTTCAGACCACCATGCACCTCTAGAGGCTGAAGACCTCACTGCCGCAGCTTTTGTCGCCCCAGATGCTACCGATCCCTTCCATGAATCAAGCCTTACCGCTGTCGATTCTCCCGTGGATGCTTTGGCAGAATACCCCTCCATTGTCCCCCTGGATACCGAGGTGGCGAGTCCGCCATTATCCGAGGAAGAGACCCTATTTCTGGGCTTCCAAGATACTAAGGCTAGGGTGGACGACCCGGCAGCGGCAGCGGTGGATGGGGATGCTTTGTCTGGGGCAGAGAACCCCTTCTCCCTGGCCTCCCCCGAGATGCCCACCGTAGAGTCTCCTTCCAGCCAGGACTATCTGGCCCAGGACTACCAGGATCAGAGCTTCCTCGGCTACCAAGGGTTGGAGGCCAGACCGCAGGCGACCTCGGATTTTCTTGCCGATGAGGTGGTGGGAATAGAGATTGCTGGAGCCGACGTCATGGAGGCTGAGGCGACGGAGGAGGAGGAAACCTGCTTTGTCCTGCCCGAAGACTCCGCTGTTGATCCCGCTGGTGGTGCCGCCCCCCTCTCCGGGGACGTTGCCGCCGCTGGGGAGTCTGTGGTGAACTTGGCCCCCATCGCTAACCCTAGCACCACCCCCATCGCTGACCCTAGCACCACCCCTAGCGCTAATCCCATTGCCACCCCTAGCGCCGAACAGACAGAGGCCACGCCGACAGCGCCTAACGCCTCGCCCACGGCACCATCCACCTTTGCCGCCGCCAAGGCTACCCCCGCCATGAACACCCGCGTGGTGCAGTCTATTCAGGCGGCCCTAGGGCGACGGGTGCAATATTCCCTTCAGCGGAAGGTGCTCGATCTCTACCATGGGCGATGTGCCATTACGGGCTGCGATGTTCAACCGCTGTTAGACATTGCTTTGGTGGCTAGCCAGGATCACCATCGGGATGACCACCCCTCCCAATGCCTAGTGCTAAGGTCTGACCTCAAAACCCTGTACGATCTCAAGCTATTGGCCATTCACCCCGAAACCTACCGGGTATTATTGGCTCCATCCTTGCTCGATTCGGACTATGGCCCGTTGCAGGGTCGCCCGATCACCATGCCCGATCAAAAAATCTATCAGCCTAGGGTTGAGGGCCTAACCCAACAGTTGCAGGCTTGTCGCTGGTATGATGCTGACTACCAAAATAGGCCCCCCTCCCCAGAACAGCCCCTAGTGCCAGGGGCCACCAGTGCGGCTCCAACTGCTGCCGCAGGGCGAACCTGGCCTATCCTGCCCATAGTCGCGACGCTGGGACTAGGCAGTGTAGCTTTGATCGGTCTGGTGGTCGGGATTTGGCGCTATCCGCTGATTGCTAAAACTGGAGACGCCCCCTCGGCTTCTCCTCCAGCGCAAGTGAGTTCTGACTTGGCCCACCGCATTAACCTTCGGGTCGGTGAGGTGCGCTACAACCAGCAGGGCGTCTTGATGGATCAAAAAGCCTATGTAGCCTTGGAGTCTGCCCAGCGGTGGGGCTTGGTGGAGGAAGACGTACCGAGGGAGTACCAGCGTCCATACCAAGGCCAGCCCTACGTTAGCTTGGCCTACCTGGCAGATTCTGGGACATCTGTGGAGTGGGACGCCCAGTCTCGGACGGCCATTCTAGACTGTTGTCAGTCGATGGACATCGACCCCATCCAGCTGAGTGTCAACGGTCGCGACTGGCCCTCAGGTGGCCTCATTGTGGATCATAGAGCCTACGTTCCCCAAGCCGGAGTGGCCGCCTTGAATGGGGCGATTTCGGATCTCGATTTGTCCCACTCCATTGACTACCAGGGGAATACGTACCTCCGAGCAGGGGATCTAAAAGATCTAGCCATTCTTGTGGAGTGGAATCCTGAAGCCCGTGTCCTCAGTATTAGCAACTAG
- a CDS encoding response regulator transcription factor translates to MSTVLVVEDSLPQREMITSLLRGVGLQVDTAGDGVEALEHLQGQLPDVIVLDIVMPRMNGYELCRKLKADPSTQHVPVVLCSSKGEEFDRYWGMKQGADAYIAKPFQPAELVGTVKQLLRES, encoded by the coding sequence ATGAGTACAGTCTTGGTGGTAGAGGATAGCCTGCCGCAGCGAGAAATGATTACTAGCTTGCTTCGGGGGGTTGGCCTACAGGTAGATACCGCCGGGGATGGGGTGGAAGCCCTCGAACATCTTCAGGGGCAACTCCCGGATGTGATTGTGCTGGATATTGTCATGCCTCGGATGAACGGCTACGAGCTGTGCCGTAAGTTGAAGGCGGATCCCTCTACCCAGCATGTGCCCGTAGTGCTGTGTTCCTCCAAGGGGGAAGAGTTCGACCGCTATTGGGGGATGAAACAAGGGGCCGACGCCTACATCGCCAAGCCCTTTCAGCCCGCCGAACTGGTGGGCACCGTCAAGCAACTGCTCCGGGAATCATAA
- the pheT gene encoding phenylalanine--tRNA ligase subunit beta yields MPTVTFPLSYLRRLAHMPLAEIEAQAFNYGLEVSLGELDLDVEVTAERPDLLAAEGFMRAMNIYSGQPRLVSDTLADSGYRVTVEPAVLGLRPYLAALVVRQAHLQDGGLEVLMQFQEKVTQTFGRQRKKIAIGIYDLDGLTGHLTYTARPKTDLTFVPLGETAPITAADILDHHPAGQLYGSTLPAGEMVPVLHDAEGQILSMPPIINAAGVGEISATTRHLFIDITGILPQTVQETANLLAHNFLDTGAEVQTVTVTTPTGTHITPSLARRAVPFSARFLNEIMGSAIPKAKLGQVLARMDLTVSGTHEVYVPTYRTDLLSQVDLAGDLMVALGLDHFQAEPLSVKFHLGQADDLRQFVFRVGDLSQRLGLMEVKGHVLTDPTLLDWFADQYLQTSNAKSRTYSATRTTLQVGLLEVLSRNIQAPKPINLYETGEVLRLTAAGEGAESQAWGFASLDARASFSTAKAYIQTLLRALGITYTLTAGHQPYYIPGRSAQVQVEGETIGEFGEIHPRLLNRFSFPEPIAMGELNLSQIYRLTP; encoded by the coding sequence ATGCCTACGGTTACGTTTCCCCTGTCCTACCTGCGGCGTCTTGCCCACATGCCCCTCGCTGAGATCGAAGCCCAAGCGTTTAACTATGGCTTGGAGGTGTCTCTGGGCGAGTTAGATCTTGATGTGGAGGTGACGGCTGAGCGCCCTGACCTGCTGGCGGCTGAGGGCTTTATGCGAGCTATGAATATCTACAGCGGCCAGCCCCGCTTGGTATCGGATACCCTAGCCGACTCGGGCTATCGGGTAACGGTGGAGCCAGCGGTGTTGGGGCTGCGTCCATACTTGGCGGCGCTGGTGGTGCGTCAGGCCCACCTTCAGGATGGCGGATTGGAGGTGTTGATGCAGTTTCAGGAAAAGGTCACTCAGACCTTTGGCCGTCAGCGCAAAAAAATCGCCATTGGCATCTATGACCTCGATGGTCTGACGGGCCACCTCACCTACACCGCCCGTCCTAAGACTGACCTGACCTTCGTGCCCCTGGGGGAAACGGCCCCGATCACCGCTGCCGATATCCTCGATCACCATCCCGCCGGACAACTCTATGGCTCCACCCTTCCAGCGGGGGAGATGGTGCCCGTGCTCCATGACGCCGAGGGCCAAATTCTCTCGATGCCGCCCATCATCAACGCGGCGGGGGTCGGAGAAATTTCGGCCACCACCCGTCACCTGTTCATTGATATCACCGGAATTTTGCCCCAAACGGTGCAGGAGACCGCCAACCTTTTAGCCCATAATTTCCTGGATACTGGGGCTGAGGTGCAGACGGTCACGGTGACAACCCCCACCGGAACCCACATTACCCCTAGCCTTGCCCGTCGCGCCGTCCCCTTTTCCGCCCGCTTTCTCAACGAGATTATGGGATCGGCCATTCCCAAGGCCAAGTTGGGGCAGGTGCTTGCCCGCATGGATTTGACCGTGAGCGGCACCCATGAAGTCTATGTACCCACCTACCGCACCGACCTTCTCAGCCAGGTGGACTTGGCTGGAGACCTGATGGTGGCGCTTGGATTAGACCACTTTCAGGCCGAGCCCCTCTCCGTGAAGTTTCACCTGGGCCAAGCCGACGACCTGCGGCAGTTTGTGTTTCGGGTGGGCGATCTGTCCCAGCGCCTGGGGCTGATGGAGGTGAAGGGTCACGTCCTCACCGACCCCACCCTGCTAGATTGGTTTGCCGACCAATACCTGCAAACCAGCAATGCCAAAAGCCGCACCTACAGCGCCACCCGCACCACCCTTCAGGTTGGGCTGCTGGAGGTATTGTCTCGCAATATCCAGGCCCCCAAGCCCATCAACCTCTACGAAACCGGGGAAGTGCTGCGCCTCACCGCGGCTGGAGAAGGCGCAGAATCCCAAGCCTGGGGCTTTGCCAGTTTAGATGCCCGCGCCTCCTTCTCGACGGCCAAAGCCTACATCCAAACCCTACTGCGGGCCTTGGGGATCACCTACACCCTCACCGCCGGACACCAACCCTACTACATTCCAGGGCGATCAGCCCAGGTGCAGGTGGAAGGAGAAACCATCGGCGAGTTTGGTGAAATTCACCCCCGCCTGCTCAATCGGTTTTCCTTCCCAGAGCCCATTGCCATGGGTGAACTCAACCTCAGCCAGATCTACCGCCTGACCCCCTAG